The proteins below are encoded in one region of Belonocnema kinseyi isolate 2016_QV_RU_SX_M_011 chromosome 5, B_treatae_v1, whole genome shotgun sequence:
- the LOC117173920 gene encoding trypsin-like, giving the protein MREQTFLSLLVLCEISSQGFGSLSEENADESPNFHIRKKRLIDRTQPQNRGIPIERVPYVVKILKNDESNCAGNLLSRYIVLTSAYCLQEIATYSVLSGSPLMAYGNRHNITRTIFHNHFNPQTHDYDLAMIKISPPIYEKFSPNRQIEVSSTKVPTNILGEVSGWGCTSIGPGNYRLFRNKLQTIKIPIIDNISCQTIYGSQVHITHHHICTYDPSRLKGSCDRDGGDALVVNGKLVGVMSFRENSPTAGNPQVFMNLVDPEINEWIQRKMLPRFSSATNPIKNNCEFITLMLGVAKVLGGVCGVEIYRSPVRRYKSSLDKTPSHFC; this is encoded by the exons ATGAATCGCCGAATTTCCATATTCGTAAAAAACGACTGATTGATCGCACCCAGCCGCAAAATAGAGGAATTCCGATTGAACGTGTTCCCTAcgttgtcaaaattttaaaaaatgatgaaagtaaCTGCGCCGGAAATTTATTGTCTCGTTACATTGTCTTAACTTCTGCCTATTGTCTTCAAGAAATTGCCACATACAGTGTTTTATCTGGTTCGCCACTAATGGCTTATGGGAACCGTCACAATATAACACGAACAATTTTTCACAATCATTTTAATCCACAGACGCACGACTATGATCTTGCGATGATTAAAATTTCTCCACCAATCTATGAGAAATTTTCGCCTAATCGACAAATTGAAGTCTCAAGTACGAAAGTGCCCACAAATATTCTTGGTGAAGTAAGTGGCTGGGGATGTACCTCAATAGGACCAGG gaaCTATAGGCTGTTTCGTAATAAATTACAAACAATTAAAATACCCATAATTGACAATATTTCTTGTCAAACCATCTACGGGAGTCAAGTTCATATTACACATCATCATATTTGTACTTATGACCCAAGTAGACTTAAAGGAAGTTGCGATCGGGATGGAGGTGATGCTTTGGTTGTCAATGGAAAATTAGTTGGTGTCATGTCTTTTCGAGAAAATTCTCCAACCGCAGGAAACCCTCAAGTTTTTATGAATTTAGTTGATCCTGAAATTAACGAATGGATCCAA AGGAAGATGCTTCCCAGATTCTCTTCTGCTACAAATCCGATCAAGAATAATTGTGAGTTTATTACCTTGATGTTGGGGGTGGCAAAGGTGCTTGGCGGCGTTTGTGGGGTGGAGATTTATAGATCTCCTGTTAGACGCTACAAGAGCTCCCTAGACAAAACCCCGAGCCACTTTTGTTAA